CAAAGGAGGATGCACAAGCAACATTTGCCCTTCAATGGCGGCCCGGGAGGATTCGGAGCCAGCGCCTTCAACTTCAATGCCCCGCAGTTCGGCGACGGCGCTGGTTTCGCCGAGGGTCTCAACGGGATGCCGTTTCTGGGTAAGACGCCCACCACACCGCTGATGCGCTCCGTTAGCCGCAAGCGCTTGCTGGTCGATGGGGCTGGTCTAGACTCGCTGCCGCCACCTCTTCCTGCGATGGCCCAGCACATCCTGAGTGGCGGCGGAGTGGGACGTGGCCAACGCTTCCCAGTACCGCCCATCTCCACTTACTATGGGCACTACGAGGGCGACCATTCAACGTCATCGATGTCCAAGCTAAAGAAAACTTCCGCACCGGAAAACTCGAATGAGACTCAATGGCAGGAGAAAAATGCACCGTCTCCGGCTTCGGACACCGACTCCGAGAGTGACCTGTGCAGCAAGCAGAAGGGCGCAGAGTTGCCGGAATCCCGCTGGCGGCGTGCCTTCGGCTACATAATGGACACTCAGCCGGAGCAGCGGCGCCAACGCCTGCAGGTGATGATCAAGCGCTGTGGACAGTCGGCTATCGCCAAGCatctgctggtgctgctgcaactgctggccctggtggtggttgtgggtTTCCGCCAAGTCACCCGATTCGGATGGCTCTGCGGCGGCGTTCGCTATCCCATGGGTCGCGCCAAATTCCAGTTGCGCAGCTACCTGCGCCAGATGCTATGGCGGCTGGCCAATGCCAAGGGCAATGACACCTTGCTCTTTTTCATCGTGGTGCTGGTGACGCCCTGGCTATTTCTCCTCAGCCTGGTGGGCTTCGCCATATCCTTCGTCTTTTCCATGAGAACCGGTGTGGCGGAGGCAGTTCGTCAGCTGCGCCGACGCGTATTTTAAACCATTGATGGGCAAGGAGCAGCGCCCAGAAGCTCCAGCACCCCAAGCCATCAGACAGACTTCACACAAGGACACTAGAGCAGCGCATTCCACAAAATCACACCTGACACATCGCAAGAAGAAACCACCTGAACATGGACTATATTTTGTGTTGCAGCAACAAAATAGAACTCAAGAAACGTATTGGTTTTTTTTAGGGATCAGCCTGggtttataatatataaaaattttcaTTCTGGAAGATTGCAATCGGTTCAAAATGTGTTATATATCTGCCCATCCTTTGATGTGTGTACTGATTATTAAATAGAAAATGTAtctatttgtttacaactTAATCCGCTCGCCACTCATCAATACCATTtattgtgtattatttttgccatttattCTGCACGATAAATATGGATGTGAACAATtcaaaacgaaaacatttCCGTCGCTCATGGGGCAGAACCACAGATTGAGGGCCATTGTTGGTCATGCTCTCTGtaatttcactttcaattGCATCCCGCCAGCTAAGAGCACCATTTATAGTATATTATATGATTCACTGGCCACTGACAGCCGCATCCAAGTTCCACGGCATATGAAAAGCGGGCAGTAAATCGGGAAAACCCAGAAGACCCTCCTCCAGTTTCCATTCAATGCCCCAGGGCATACTTCCTAAGTATCCAGAGGTCGCCTATGGGAGTTCTCGAATTTCAACCCAACATTGGGGTAAAAGATATTGAGAACTTGTCCATAAATTGTGTCAAGTCTACGTGTGAACTGGGCCAAGTAATGTGCGAGTGTGGTTTACAATTACCAGTGACCCAACAAGAATGGATTGCATAAACATGGATCGCTATCTGTAAAATTACCCTGGCCGAGCCACTTGCAATTAATGCCACAAATGTTTTTCAGGAAATAAAGATCCACTTTTAATACCA
This portion of the Drosophila santomea strain STO CAGO 1482 chromosome 3L, Prin_Dsan_1.1, whole genome shotgun sequence genome encodes:
- the LOC120449935 gene encoding uncharacterized protein LOC120449935, with protein sequence MHKQHLPFNGGPGGFGASAFNFNAPQFGDGAGFAEGLNGMPFLGKTPTTPLMRSVSRKRLLVDGAGLDSLPPPLPAMAQHILSGGGVGRGQRFPVPPISTYYGHYEGDHSTSSMSKLKKTSAPENSNETQWQEKNAPSPASDTDSESDLCSKQKGAELPESRWRRAFGYIMDTQPEQRRQRLQVMIKRCGQSAIAKHLLVLLQLLALVVVVGFRQVTRFGWLCGGVRYPMGRAKFQLRSYLRQMLWRLANAKGNDTLLFFIVVLVTPWLFLLSLVGFAISFVFSMRTGVAEAVRQLRRRVF